ATCACCCCATAATTATATATGGTTAGTGTGCGTTCGTAAAGTGTAATTATTCGTTTTTTTCGTTTTTTTGAAGACTGACGTTGCGCAGGATGGTGTTCCTGCCGCGCCATGCGAACGCTGACGCGTTAAAAAATACCGGATCGTTTATCAGTTCTTCGGTAACGACCGGCGTCGTTTCAGTAAAGCAGCGCAGACGCGTATCCTCCGCACCTTCGTTCAGCGGGCAGGCTTCCTGACAGCGGTCGCAGCCCCAGATATAATCCGCCGACGCGATCATACGCTCCTCCTCCGGAGTAAGCTGCCCTTTTTTCTGCGAAACGTGCGAAACGCACTTATCCGCGTCGAAGCCGCGCTCCGAAAGCGCGCCGTGCGGGCACGCCCTGAAGCACGCGCCGCAGCCGGTGCAGCGGAAACCGGCGGAAACGTGCGCTTTCACGGCCGGAAGCTTCGCCGTCGTCGCGATTTCCGCGATGAAGCAGTAGCTGCCGAAACGTTCGTTTATAAGCAAGCCGTTTTTGCCGACGACGCCAAGCCCGCATTTTTCCGCGCACTTCACCTCGGAAAGCGGCGAGCTGTCGACAGACGGCTTGAAGGCTTCGCCCTTGAACCGGCTCTCAAACTCGGCGCAGACGCCGCCGAGCAGCGTCTTTATCGAGGCGTGGTAGTCCGGAAAGCAGGCGAACCGCGCGACGTTGCGTTTCACGTCGGGCGTGTGGTAAGGGAGCAGCATGATTATGTAGGAACGCACGCCGTCCATGGGCGGCTTCAGCGTTTCCGCCTCCTCCGCCGGC
This portion of the Clostridia bacterium genome encodes:
- a CDS encoding epoxyqueuosine reductase is translated as MMNGIIADALLKNGIEVFGVLPAEEAETLKPPMDGVRSYIIMLLPYHTPDVKRNVARFACFPDYHASIKTLLGGVCAEFESRFKGEAFKPSVDSSPLSEVKCAEKCGLGVVGKNGLLINERFGSYCFIAEIATTAKLPAVKAHVSAGFRCTGCGACFRACPHGALSERGFDADKCVSHVSQKKGQLTPEEERMIASADYIWGCDRCQEACPLNEGAEDTRLRCFTETTPVVTEELINDPVFFNASAFAWRGRNTILRNVSLQKNEKNE